A single window of Lutzomyia longipalpis isolate SR_M1_2022 chromosome 1, ASM2433408v1 DNA harbors:
- the LOC129788034 gene encoding uncharacterized protein LOC129788034, with protein MGHMQEARVSGYICRLCSEVSRVVILLYGDVGLKLCLVAKINNFLNINIKPNDQLPKTVCLNCVRQVESTHRFIKKILKNRQIFKHGREHSLRRVQMDSIAPDGGQSSSTSEAGTSGTSSTTSAPNPVDVTSEESESDFELDDLMAHRF; from the exons ATGGGGCACATGCAGGAAGCACGCGTGAGTGGTTATATCTGCCGTTTGTGTTCAGAAGTGAGCAGGGTGGTGATTTTGCTATACGGTGATGTCGGACTGAAGCTCTGCCTCGTAGCGAagataaacaattttctcaacattaaT ATTAAGCCGAATGACCAATTACCAAAGACTGTGTGTCTGAATTGCGTACGTCAAGTGGAGAGCACGCATCGTTTCATCAAGAAGATCCTCAAGAATAGGCAAATCTTCAAGCACGGCCGGGAGCACTCACTGCGGCGTGTACAGATGGACAGTATTGCTCCCGATGGAGGACAATCCAGCAGCACCTCCGAAGCGGGAACCAGCGGTACGAGTAGCACTACAAGTGCCCCCAATCCCGTGGATGTAACTTCCGAAGAGTCTGAATCAGATTTCGAACTGGACGACCTCATGGCGCACAGATTCTAA